In one Silene latifolia isolate original U9 population chromosome 10, ASM4854445v1, whole genome shotgun sequence genomic region, the following are encoded:
- the LOC141607976 gene encoding long chain acyl-CoA synthetase 8-like — MGTNQVDCQVPIYIYRGTTLFYSVSVLVICFSDCTSINNGTQYSSIPELCDKAEAIKEVQTSLSKAAKEARLDKFEIPSMIKLVADSWTPESGLVTAALKLKREQLKTKYKSELDKLYTRSGEFIERY; from the exons ATGGGAACTAATCAAGTTGACTgccaagttcccatttatatttACAGGGGGACTACATTATTTTACTCCGTATCAGTTTTAGTAATATGCTTCTCTGATTGCACTTCGATCAACAATGGTACTCAATACAGTAGCATTCCCGAGCTGTGTGACAAAGCTGAAGCTATCAAGGAGGTCCAAACATCACTCTCTAAG GCCGCAAAAGAAGCAAGATTGGACAAGTTTGAAATACCATCAATGATTAAGTTAGTAGCTGATTCATGGACACCTGAATCAGGGTTAGTAACAGCTGCTCTTAAACTCAAGAGGGAGCAACTGAAAACCAAGTATAAGAGTGAACTCGATAAGTTGTACACTAGATCCGGTGAGTTTATTGAACGATACTGA
- the LOC141605777 gene encoding cytochrome P450 CYP72A616-like yields MGILIVVIFSACLISYLVLKIGNSIWWKPKRLGKQLKLQGIKGNHYKVLLGDMKELVNQYKEAWSKPSNLNHQIAARVDPFTHTMVDKYGKVSLCWTGPTPSLVIKDPEMIKQVLINKQGHFQKPYINPLILVLTKGITTLEGDKWAKHRKIINPAFHIQKLKGMVPVMAATCNEFIDRWRSMINPEEGSCELDIWPEFQNLTADVISRTGFGSNYEEGSKIFKLQKELVTLVIEAMQTLYIPGFRFIPTKKNRRRKELDKMITSMLTDLIRKRENTIRSQESQTDDLLGLLLHSNYQNNEANKTEDLKHGGMAIEEVIEECKQFYLAGQETTASLLTWTIIVLAMHPDWQEKARDEVMQACGRDSINFEAIKNLSIVTMILNEVLRLYPPVIAHYRHTYKETKIGEISIPAGVNVTLPTLLMQHDHDIWGNDAEEFKPERFSEGAAKASKDAFFPFGYGPRICVGQIFALIEAKVALSMILQNFSIQLSPSYIHAPHTVMMLQPQHGAHIILQPRY; encoded by the exons ATGGGtattttaattgttgttatattTTCTGCATGTTTAATTTCATATTTGGTGTTGAAAATTGGAAATTCAATATGGTGGAAACCAAAAAGGCTAGGAAAGCAACTAAAATTACAAGGCATAAAAGGAAACCACTACAAGGTCTTGCTTGGTGACATGAAAGAGCTGGTGAATCAGTACAAGGAAGCTTGGTCTAAACCCAGCAACCTTAATCACCAGATTGCCGCTCGTGTTGATCCTTTCACCCATACCATGGTGGATAAGTACG GGAAGGTGAGCTTGTGTTGGACAGGACCAACGCCAAGTCTTGTAATCAAGGATCCAGAAATGATCAAACAAGTGTTGATCAACAAGCAAGGTCACTTCCAAAAGCCTTACATAAACCCTCTTATTCTTGTCcttaccaaaggcattaccacTTTGGAGGGTGATAAATGGGCTAAACATAGAAAGATTATCAATCCTGCCTTCCACATTCAGAAACTAAAG GGCATGGTACCAGTAATGGCCGCTACTTGCAATGAGTTTATTGATCGATGGAGAAGTATGATCAACCCTGAAGAGGGGAGCTGTGAGCTTGATATCTGGCCTGAGTTTCAAAATTTGACAGCAGATGTTATTTCAAGAACAGGATTTGGAAGTAACTATGAAGAAGGGAGTAAGATTTTCAAGCTTCAAAAGGAGCTGGTGACCCTCGTGATTGAAGCCATGCAAACCTTGTACATTCCCGGCTTCAG GTTCATTCCAACCAAAAAGAACAGAAGGAGAAAGGAATTAGACAAGATGATCACATCAATGCTCACGGACTTGATCAGGAAAAGGGAGAATACTATTAGATCACAAGAATCTCAGACAGATGACTTGCTAGGACTGCTTTTACACTCAAATTACCAGAATAACGAGGCAAACAAAACAGAAGACCTGAAACATGGCGGGATGGCAATTGAAGAGGTGATTGAGGAGTGCAAACAGTTTTACTTGGCTGGACAAGAAACAACGGCGAGCTTGCTTACATGGACAATCATCGTATTGGCTATGCACCCTGACTGGCAGGAGAAAGCGAGAGACGAAGTTATGCAAGCCTGTGGAAGAGATTCTATCAATTTCGAAGCAATTAAGAACCTCAGCATT GTGACGATGATCCTTAATGAGGTTTTAAGGTTATATCCTCCAGTGATTGCACATTACCGACACACATACAAGGAAACCAAAATTGGAGAAATCAGCATACCTGCTGGAGTGAATGTCACCCTTCCTACGTTACTTATGCAACATGATCATGACATCTGGGGCAATGATGCGGAGGAGTTCAAACCAGAGAGATTTTCTGAAGGAGCGGCAAAGGCATCCAAAGATGCATTCTTCCCCTTTGGTTACGGTCCAAGGATATGTGTTGGCCAAATTTTTGCTCTTATTGAAGCTAAGGTGGCTTTATCTATGATTTTACAGAATTTTTCGATTCAACTTTCGCCATCTTACATTCATGCTCCTCATACTGTGATGATGCTTCAACCTCAGCATGGAGCTCACATCATATTACAGCCTCGATATTAA